A genomic window from Sphingobacterium sp. BN32 includes:
- a CDS encoding acyloxyacyl hydrolase, whose product MNKAILILLTITIPFLASAQIDSIAKQIKRSPLVLELEVENGGILQQSGLKETTYEGAYYNGLNFKIGFKQRAKKDQYYQIYNYPIYGIGIYSSTFHSDIIGSPYAIYGFVQTPISPREDSRWSYDYRIGLGLSGNFKPYNEHENPLNLVIGSKNNVFIDLGIRAQYKLPPHWKLGAGLAFHHFSNGALALPNKGVNLVPLTLSAAYQINPDIKIKRDSVLEPYSKKVMFHVNYGIGAKQLRDDLDQRFPKSTFSVYASRHVSYKWRLGGGFDLFYSSSGNDEEIAGDKTGKFSSKVSGGPSFYIAHILNERLVLNGNIGYYIHNQRFNGEIKKFFLRAGARYYVYGNFNTGVSIKAHMGKADFIEWTVGYTFRR is encoded by the coding sequence GTGAACAAAGCAATACTCATTTTACTTACAATAACTATCCCTTTTCTCGCATCGGCTCAAATCGATAGCATTGCTAAACAGATCAAAAGAAGCCCATTGGTGCTAGAGTTGGAAGTGGAAAACGGAGGAATACTGCAGCAGTCCGGACTTAAGGAAACAACTTATGAAGGCGCCTATTACAACGGGTTGAACTTTAAAATAGGCTTCAAGCAGCGTGCAAAGAAAGATCAATATTACCAAATTTATAACTACCCGATTTATGGTATCGGGATTTACTCCAGCACGTTTCATTCCGATATTATCGGTAGTCCATATGCAATATATGGATTCGTCCAAACGCCAATCTCCCCTCGTGAAGATTCTCGATGGAGTTACGACTATAGAATAGGTCTCGGTCTGTCGGGAAATTTTAAACCCTATAATGAACATGAGAACCCTTTGAATCTGGTTATCGGATCAAAAAACAACGTGTTTATTGATCTCGGTATCCGCGCGCAATACAAATTACCGCCACACTGGAAGCTCGGTGCAGGACTTGCCTTCCACCATTTCTCCAACGGCGCACTCGCTCTGCCAAATAAAGGAGTTAACCTCGTGCCACTTACTCTCTCAGCGGCATACCAAATCAATCCGGATATCAAAATAAAAAGAGACTCCGTGCTTGAACCGTACAGTAAAAAAGTGATGTTCCATGTGAACTATGGTATAGGTGCAAAGCAGTTAAGAGACGACTTAGACCAAAGATTTCCAAAAAGTACCTTCAGCGTTTATGCCAGCAGACATGTATCCTATAAATGGAGGCTCGGCGGTGGCTTCGATCTCTTCTACTCCTCTTCTGGCAATGATGAAGAAATCGCAGGAGACAAAACCGGAAAGTTCTCTTCCAAAGTGTCCGGTGGACCTTCCTTCTATATTGCCCATATTCTGAACGAGCGCCTCGTCTTAAATGGCAATATTGGATATTATATCCACAACCAACGATTTAACGGCGAGATCAAAAAGTTCTTCCTGCGCGCAGGAGCGCGATATTACGTCTATGGCAACTTCAATACCGGCGTATCCATCAAAGCACATATGGGAAAAGCCGACTTCATCGAATGGACTGTGGGGTATACGTTTAGGCGTTAG
- the pyrF gene encoding orotidine-5'-phosphate decarboxylase, producing the protein MNKQELINQIKSKKSFLCVGLDTDLNKIPEHLLEEEDPIFAFNKAIIEATADLCVAYKPNIAFYESYGVKGWESLRKTSEILPKDCFSIADAKRGDIGNTSKMYAQAFFNPEVSGLNFDSITIAPYMGEDSVTPFLDFDGKWAIVLALTSNQGSLDFQNFSNAAGKQLFEEVIDKVNTWGSDENLMYVVGATRGEAFVKIREHAPDHFLLVPGVGAQGGSLADVCQYGMNKDCGLLVNSTRGIIYASKGKDFAERAREEALLLQKEMEEQLAIHGVI; encoded by the coding sequence ATGAATAAGCAAGAGCTCATTAATCAGATAAAAAGCAAGAAGAGTTTCCTATGTGTTGGACTGGATACCGACTTGAACAAGATTCCGGAGCATCTTTTGGAAGAAGAAGATCCTATCTTCGCTTTTAATAAGGCGATTATTGAGGCTACTGCTGATCTTTGCGTGGCTTATAAACCGAATATTGCATTCTACGAAAGCTATGGCGTAAAAGGATGGGAGTCTTTGCGTAAGACTAGCGAGATCTTACCTAAGGACTGCTTCTCGATTGCTGATGCTAAACGTGGCGATATCGGCAATACGTCGAAAATGTATGCACAAGCATTTTTTAATCCTGAGGTATCAGGATTAAACTTTGATTCTATTACGATTGCACCCTATATGGGTGAGGACTCTGTGACTCCATTTTTGGACTTCGACGGTAAATGGGCGATTGTGCTTGCCTTGACCTCCAATCAAGGGAGCTTAGACTTTCAAAACTTCAGCAATGCAGCAGGAAAGCAATTGTTTGAGGAGGTTATCGATAAGGTAAATACCTGGGGGAGCGATGAGAACTTAATGTATGTGGTTGGAGCAACGCGAGGTGAGGCCTTTGTGAAGATTCGCGAACATGCGCCTGATCATTTCTTGCTCGTTCCTGGCGTAGGTGCGCAGGGCGGTTCCTTAGCTGATGTGTGCCAATACGGAATGAATAAAGACTGCGGGTTATTGGTAAACAGTACGCGCGGTATTATCTATGCATCGAAAGGGAAGGACTTTGCAGAGCGTGCTCGTGAAGAAGCGCTGTTACTTCAAAAAGAAATGGAAGAACAGTTGGCGATTCATGGAGTGATCTAA
- a CDS encoding RluA family pseudouridine synthase, whose translation MDIKEQNQFKFPKFQELIIHEDDNLIVINKPPFIASLDAREGGEVNILRLAKKYHPDAQVCHRLDKDTSGVLLIAKNPETYRSMSIEFEKRRVNKIYHAIIGGTHIFENLTVDLPILNQGNKNVTIDRYNGKPSETIFNSIRYFKHFTLVECKPITGRMHQIRIHLATQQAAIVGDAMYKGKPVYLSQIKKRGYTLSKDQEEQPIMKRFALHSKSVSFKLNDKEYSFEAEYPKDFATLLKQLEKFDA comes from the coding sequence ATGGATATAAAAGAGCAGAATCAGTTTAAATTCCCGAAGTTTCAAGAGTTAATTATTCATGAAGATGATAACCTTATTGTAATCAATAAGCCGCCTTTTATTGCCTCTTTGGATGCGCGCGAAGGTGGTGAGGTGAATATCCTTCGCTTGGCGAAGAAATATCATCCAGATGCGCAAGTATGCCATCGTTTGGATAAGGATACTTCCGGCGTATTGCTGATTGCTAAAAATCCAGAAACCTACCGTTCGATGTCTATCGAATTTGAAAAACGAAGAGTAAATAAGATTTACCATGCCATTATTGGCGGGACGCATATCTTCGAGAATTTGACTGTTGATCTTCCAATCCTGAATCAGGGAAATAAGAATGTAACGATCGACCGTTATAATGGTAAGCCGTCGGAGACCATCTTTAACAGTATCCGTTATTTCAAACACTTTACTCTGGTCGAGTGTAAACCTATTACAGGTCGTATGCACCAAATCCGTATCCACTTAGCGACACAACAGGCTGCTATTGTCGGTGATGCGATGTACAAAGGGAAGCCGGTTTATCTTTCTCAAATCAAAAAACGTGGTTATACCCTATCAAAAGATCAGGAGGAACAACCGATCATGAAGCGTTTCGCGCTGCATTCTAAATCAGTAAGCTTCAAATTGAACGACAAAGAATATAGTTTCGAAGCCGAATATCCGAAGGACTTTGCGACCTTATTGAAACAGTTGGAGAAATTCGACGCTTAG
- the panB gene encoding 3-methyl-2-oxobutanoate hydroxymethyltransferase gives MSVHKVIKRVTTSALRDMKARGEKISMLTSYDYSTARILDEAGVEVLLVGDSAANVFAGYETTLPMTLDHMIYHASAVARASKRAMVLADLPFGEYQGSVEDAYKAAVRMMKESGAHALKLEGGEEIMDNIKKIVQSGIPVCGHLGLTPQSIYKFGDFGVRAKEEAEANRLKSDALALQEAGCFMIVLEKIPAALAKEVSESLEIPTIGIGAGNGCDGQVLVVNDMLGLNKEFKPKFLRLYADLQGEITKAASNYIADVKAGTFPNETEQY, from the coding sequence ATGTCAGTACATAAAGTAATTAAAAGAGTGACGACTTCGGCACTTCGTGATATGAAAGCCAGAGGAGAAAAAATCTCGATGTTAACTTCTTATGACTATTCCACTGCTCGCATATTAGATGAAGCGGGTGTAGAAGTTCTTTTGGTGGGCGACTCGGCAGCAAATGTCTTTGCCGGATATGAAACCACCCTACCCATGACTTTAGACCATATGATCTACCATGCTTCTGCGGTGGCAAGGGCGTCCAAGCGCGCGATGGTGCTTGCTGATTTACCATTCGGCGAATACCAAGGCTCGGTTGAAGATGCGTATAAAGCTGCTGTTCGGATGATGAAAGAGTCCGGAGCGCATGCTTTAAAGCTTGAAGGTGGTGAGGAGATTATGGATAATATCAAGAAAATCGTACAGTCGGGTATTCCGGTATGTGGACACTTGGGATTAACTCCTCAGTCAATCTATAAGTTTGGCGACTTTGGCGTGCGCGCAAAAGAGGAAGCAGAAGCCAACAGATTAAAATCGGATGCATTGGCTCTACAGGAAGCTGGATGTTTTATGATTGTCTTAGAAAAGATCCCGGCAGCACTTGCAAAAGAAGTTTCAGAATCTTTGGAAATCCCTACAATTGGTATCGGCGCTGGAAACGGCTGTGACGGACAAGTCTTAGTAGTTAACGACATGCTAGGATTGAACAAAGAATTTAAACCAAAGTTCCTTCGCTTATACGCCGACCTGCAAGGGGAAATCACCAAGGCTGCAAGCAACTACATCGCCGACGTAAAAGCCGGCACTTTCCCTAACGAAACAGAACAATACTAA
- a CDS encoding heavy metal translocating P-type ATPase: MSTTKTYGISGMTCNGCRTNVEKKLNEVPGIKAAVKLETGEAEITADENISTPELQAKLDELGGAYKISEDKNHATAPAEHPKEESPSGQYICPMFCEGEDKIYHEPGRCPVCGMFLRPVEKVQKPDPHAKHQHGHAHAHGKPVASASNAGKYYCPMMCEGDKVYDKFGSCPVCGMNLEKIPEMTVKVEYTCPMHPEIVQDHPGNCPICGMDLVPNQVTEEEDQHYKDLLKKFWISVACTLPIFILSMGDMLPGQPISKIIPYQFNAWIQLILTIPVVFYTCWMFFERAWTSFKTWNLNMFSLIGLGAAAAFIFSLLALFFPQIFPAELKGHHGEVHLYFESAAVILTLVLLGQVMEAKAHSKTNSAIKELIKLSPAEAIVVVDGKDKKVSIHDVKLGDILRVRAGDKVPVDGIVEEGNTSIDESMITGEPIPVEKAPEDKVIGGTINGNHEILIKAEKVGSETLLSQIIQLVNTASRSQPPIQKLTDKVSKIFVPTVIVIAIITFIAWSASAVPNSTAMAFSNLLAVLIVACPCALGLATPMSVMVGIGKGAKNGILIKNSEALEKLEKADVLIVDKTGTITSGKPSVSEVVSGNPKFQEKDILQIAASVNKNSTHPLAQAMLDKAKEEGSQLLDVVQFENIAGKGVKGNIHHMNVLLGTPRLMKEQNIVLDKSQEQQIEELQKKGNSVSVLAIDGQFAGLVAAFDALKDSSIEAIKKFQDEGIEVHMFTGDNQNTAEIVAKQAGIKHVQASLLPEDKLNGIKKIQAEGKKVIMVGDGINDAPALTQADIGIAMGTGTDVAIQSAEITLVKGDLKAVHKAYKLSKMMLRNIKQNLGFAFLYNVIGIPIAAGILYPSFGILMSPMIAAAAMSLSSVSVIVNSLRLNNSSLD, from the coding sequence ATGAGCACGACTAAAACATATGGAATTTCAGGAATGACTTGCAATGGTTGTCGAACCAATGTGGAGAAGAAATTGAACGAAGTTCCGGGCATAAAGGCTGCTGTAAAGTTAGAAACCGGCGAAGCAGAAATTACTGCCGATGAAAACATCAGCACGCCAGAACTACAAGCGAAACTAGATGAGCTGGGGGGTGCCTATAAAATCAGTGAAGATAAAAATCATGCGACTGCACCTGCGGAACATCCAAAGGAAGAATCGCCAAGCGGCCAATATATCTGTCCGATGTTTTGTGAAGGTGAAGACAAAATATATCACGAACCGGGAAGATGTCCGGTCTGTGGCATGTTCTTGCGACCCGTTGAAAAGGTACAGAAGCCAGACCCACATGCTAAGCATCAGCATGGACATGCACACGCGCATGGAAAACCTGTCGCCAGCGCAAGCAATGCGGGCAAGTATTACTGCCCGATGATGTGCGAAGGCGACAAAGTTTATGATAAATTCGGCTCATGCCCTGTCTGCGGAATGAATCTTGAAAAAATCCCGGAGATGACCGTCAAGGTAGAATACACCTGCCCAATGCACCCTGAAATCGTTCAGGATCATCCCGGAAACTGCCCTATATGTGGAATGGACCTGGTACCCAATCAGGTAACCGAGGAAGAAGATCAACATTATAAAGACTTATTGAAAAAATTCTGGATATCTGTTGCTTGTACCCTGCCGATATTTATACTGTCTATGGGCGATATGCTTCCCGGGCAACCTATATCTAAGATTATCCCCTATCAGTTCAATGCCTGGATACAGTTAATATTGACCATACCGGTTGTGTTTTACACTTGCTGGATGTTCTTTGAACGCGCTTGGACCTCTTTTAAGACATGGAACTTAAACATGTTCAGCTTAATTGGTCTTGGTGCAGCCGCTGCTTTCATCTTTAGCTTGTTAGCCTTATTCTTTCCGCAGATTTTCCCTGCAGAACTAAAAGGCCATCACGGTGAAGTCCATCTCTATTTCGAATCCGCAGCGGTGATCCTTACGCTTGTCCTGCTTGGGCAGGTCATGGAGGCTAAAGCACATTCGAAAACCAATAGCGCTATCAAAGAACTCATCAAGTTATCCCCTGCCGAGGCGATTGTCGTGGTCGATGGCAAGGATAAAAAGGTATCGATTCATGATGTCAAGCTTGGCGATATTTTACGCGTTAGGGCCGGCGACAAAGTCCCTGTGGATGGTATTGTGGAAGAAGGAAACACGTCTATTGATGAGTCCATGATTACCGGCGAACCTATACCGGTAGAGAAAGCACCGGAAGATAAAGTAATAGGCGGTACAATCAACGGCAACCATGAAATCCTGATTAAAGCCGAGAAAGTTGGTAGCGAGACTTTATTATCCCAAATTATACAATTGGTAAATACCGCGAGCAGAAGCCAGCCACCGATTCAAAAACTAACGGATAAAGTTTCTAAAATATTTGTCCCTACGGTAATTGTCATTGCGATTATCACCTTTATCGCTTGGTCGGCATCGGCTGTGCCGAACAGTACGGCGATGGCATTTTCTAACCTATTGGCGGTTTTAATTGTTGCCTGTCCTTGTGCATTAGGGCTAGCGACTCCGATGTCTGTCATGGTAGGAATTGGCAAAGGCGCGAAGAACGGCATCTTGATCAAGAATTCCGAAGCGTTGGAAAAACTAGAGAAAGCGGATGTCCTTATCGTTGATAAAACAGGTACTATTACTTCGGGAAAACCTAGCGTCTCGGAAGTCGTGTCGGGCAATCCTAAATTTCAAGAAAAGGATATCCTACAGATTGCGGCTTCGGTAAATAAGAACAGTACCCACCCCCTAGCGCAAGCCATGCTGGATAAAGCAAAAGAAGAAGGTTCGCAACTATTGGATGTCGTTCAATTTGAAAACATTGCAGGGAAAGGCGTAAAGGGCAATATACATCATATGAACGTCCTGTTAGGCACGCCAAGATTGATGAAGGAACAAAACATTGTTTTAGATAAAAGCCAAGAGCAACAGATCGAAGAACTACAGAAAAAGGGCAACTCGGTATCTGTATTAGCGATCGATGGGCAGTTTGCCGGCCTTGTCGCTGCCTTTGATGCATTGAAAGATAGCAGTATCGAAGCGATCAAAAAATTTCAGGATGAAGGAATTGAGGTCCATATGTTTACCGGAGATAACCAAAACACGGCAGAGATCGTTGCTAAACAAGCAGGGATTAAGCATGTTCAGGCGAGCTTACTGCCCGAAGACAAATTAAACGGTATTAAGAAAATACAAGCCGAAGGCAAGAAAGTCATCATGGTGGGCGACGGAATCAACGACGCACCTGCATTGACGCAAGCGGATATTGGCATAGCTATGGGAACAGGAACAGATGTCGCGATACAGAGCGCGGAGATAACGCTGGTAAAAGGCGATCTAAAGGCCGTTCATAAAGCCTATAAACTAAGTAAAATGATGCTGCGAAACATTAAGCAAAACTTAGGATTTGCCTTTCTATATAATGTAATCGGTATTCCGATTGCTGCGGGAATTTTATACCCGAGTTTCGGCATCCTTATGTCTCCGATGATTGCCGCAGCGGCAATGAGTCTGAGCTCGGTGTCGGTTATTGTCAACTCACTGCGATTGAACAATAGCTCATTAGATTAA
- a CDS encoding MFS transporter has product MNSESPKLSSTVLWLMTIFSALIVANIYYNQPLLGKIATEFAVSEAAVSKITVLTQVGYAAGLLLIIPLGDKIMRKRLILFDLVLVLAVLLCMATANQLWMLFVSSFLLGVTSVVPQLFIPMAADLSTAENRSKNLGLIMSGLLLGILLSRFVGGIVGDLFGWRSIYWAAAGLMVIAWVCIYRLFPEIKPNFTGNYLSLMRSVWHLAKTQPVLRLAAFRGAMGFGSLCGIFTTLAFHLEQPPFEAGPSVAGSFGLVGAAGALSAAFVGQLTKRWEVNKIILISLCILLGSWLFTYFGGNTYIGLIIGIILIDLGLQSTHIMNQSDFFSIKTTATSRLNTVYMVSYFIGGSLGSWFAAYAWEFAGWGGVCAVGVGFASLALLAHLRYANKLKHN; this is encoded by the coding sequence ATGAACTCGGAATCTCCTAAACTTTCTTCTACTGTTCTCTGGTTGATGACTATATTTTCAGCTTTAATCGTCGCCAATATTTATTACAATCAACCTTTATTGGGAAAAATCGCTACGGAGTTTGCTGTTTCTGAGGCTGCGGTCAGTAAGATTACGGTTTTGACACAGGTGGGGTATGCGGCGGGTCTGCTGCTGATTATTCCCTTGGGCGATAAGATTATGCGGAAGCGTCTTATTCTCTTTGATCTCGTTTTGGTATTGGCAGTGCTACTTTGCATGGCGACGGCAAATCAGCTGTGGATGCTGTTTGTGTCGAGTTTTCTTTTGGGTGTAACCTCGGTTGTTCCGCAATTGTTTATACCAATGGCGGCAGATTTGTCGACTGCTGAGAACCGTTCGAAGAACCTGGGATTGATTATGTCGGGCTTGTTATTAGGGATTTTGTTATCTCGTTTCGTTGGCGGCATTGTTGGCGACTTGTTCGGATGGCGCAGCATTTATTGGGCGGCGGCAGGCTTGATGGTGATTGCATGGGTTTGTATATATAGGTTGTTTCCAGAAATTAAGCCGAATTTCACTGGGAATTACCTTTCCTTGATGCGATCGGTTTGGCATCTGGCAAAGACGCAGCCCGTTCTTCGCTTGGCCGCATTTCGAGGCGCAATGGGCTTTGGGTCGCTATGTGGCATCTTTACGACTTTAGCGTTCCATCTAGAGCAACCGCCTTTCGAGGCTGGGCCTTCCGTCGCGGGTAGCTTTGGATTGGTCGGTGCCGCGGGAGCCCTGTCTGCAGCGTTCGTAGGTCAGTTGACTAAGCGTTGGGAAGTCAATAAAATCATTCTGATCTCCTTGTGTATTTTACTAGGGAGCTGGTTGTTTACCTATTTTGGCGGGAATACCTATATAGGCTTGATTATCGGTATTATCTTAATTGATCTAGGCTTGCAGTCTACCCACATCATGAACCAATCTGATTTCTTTTCCATAAAAACTACGGCGACAAGTCGTTTAAATACGGTTTACATGGTCAGCTATTTCATCGGCGGATCCTTAGGGTCCTGGTTTGCGGCCTATGCCTGGGAATTTGCCGGCTGGGGCGGTGTCTGTGCTGTGGGGGTTGGTTTTGCATCTTTGGCGCTACTAGCTCATTTGCGCTACGCTAATAAGTTGAAGCACAATTAA
- a CDS encoding outer membrane beta-barrel protein has translation MKKLLLTLTAVTAITFASQAQTEKGKIILGGQVGFAGESIKDIDVKTTGFSIIPQVGYFVADNIAIGTGVGYSWNKAEETKDNDQTVGKFVVSPYGRMYSKNDGPVKFFGQLTVPMAWGTAKVNDTKTATTADYGVELAPGIAYFPTSNIGIELKVRGLYYNNGSVKNETTDTKVTTNSYGLDANSLAPTLGVQFHF, from the coding sequence ATGAAAAAATTATTACTTACTTTAACTGCTGTTACAGCTATTACATTTGCATCTCAAGCACAAACTGAAAAAGGTAAAATCATTCTTGGCGGACAAGTTGGTTTCGCTGGTGAATCAATCAAAGATATAGACGTTAAAACTACAGGTTTTAGCATCATCCCTCAAGTAGGATATTTCGTAGCAGATAACATCGCTATCGGTACAGGTGTTGGTTACTCTTGGAATAAAGCAGAGGAAACTAAAGATAATGACCAAACGGTTGGAAAATTTGTTGTATCACCTTACGGTAGAATGTACAGCAAAAACGATGGTCCTGTAAAATTCTTCGGACAGTTAACTGTTCCTATGGCATGGGGTACTGCAAAAGTAAACGATACTAAAACAGCTACTACTGCTGATTACGGTGTAGAATTAGCGCCAGGTATTGCTTACTTCCCAACTAGCAACATCGGTATCGAGTTGAAAGTTAGAGGTCTATACTACAATAACGGATCGGTTAAAAATGAAACTACTGACACGAAAGTTACTACGAACAGCTACGGTTTAGATGCTAACTCGTTAGCTCCAACTTTAGGTGTACAATTCCACTTTTAA
- a CDS encoding NUDIX domain-containing protein: MNEAQILQIAVAIIINSQNKMLVVQKQSSTYYQLPGGKIEVDEEAIDALCRELKEELNLPLVKEQLNLLGIHEAKAVNEVGKTVRGYVFKVDISETQQDLKPHAELKEVHWLAKEEIADFKLANLLKEFALPHWLQKQN; the protein is encoded by the coding sequence ATGAATGAGGCGCAAATACTACAGATTGCTGTGGCAATTATTATTAACTCGCAAAATAAAATGTTGGTCGTGCAAAAGCAATCGTCGACTTACTATCAGTTACCAGGTGGGAAGATAGAGGTTGATGAAGAAGCCATTGATGCACTCTGTCGGGAATTAAAGGAAGAACTGAACTTACCACTAGTGAAGGAACAACTAAATCTATTGGGAATACATGAAGCAAAAGCGGTCAATGAGGTCGGCAAGACCGTAAGAGGCTATGTATTTAAAGTGGATATTTCCGAGACTCAACAAGATTTAAAGCCCCACGCAGAATTGAAAGAAGTACATTGGCTCGCCAAAGAAGAGATAGCCGATTTTAAATTGGCCAATTTACTGAAAGAATTCGCGTTGCCACATTGGCTCCAGAAGCAAAACTAG
- a CDS encoding L,D-transpeptidase, whose amino-acid sequence MRRYSLFFILLAIIAFSACKQTPKKTDDPAIQRKKDSLERIKKAEEAEKVRPRTAADIKLEKDLTYNEHTLEETYPYKDTTRHFQLDKIKEKLAYIENFQRAPHNYAVLQNYKNRNGESPVVENFVRNAYKRVSDTLGTERYQSAPLYRAEDSAKPSIYGRDGSLVSLESSDTLKMVKVNGISFEGTWFVPKRYVKSIGDSLKITHVNFVDVTNQNILTVERTGEEEWKIRSMNPATSGLHKPPHQMETPVGIFMVQEQKAKMFYLGDGTKTIEGFAPWASRFTNGGYIHGVPVNNPKGKIVEYSWSLGTTPRSHMCVRNASSHAKFVYDTSKPFKSLVVVID is encoded by the coding sequence ATGAGAAGATATTCCTTGTTTTTTATTCTACTTGCGATTATTGCATTTTCTGCTTGTAAGCAAACGCCAAAGAAGACGGACGATCCAGCAATCCAGAGAAAAAAAGACTCTTTAGAACGAATAAAAAAAGCAGAGGAAGCCGAAAAGGTAAGACCTCGAACGGCAGCTGATATCAAATTGGAGAAAGATCTAACCTATAATGAGCATACATTGGAGGAAACTTATCCGTATAAAGATACCACGCGGCATTTTCAACTGGATAAGATAAAAGAGAAGCTAGCTTATATCGAAAACTTCCAAAGAGCGCCACATAATTATGCGGTATTGCAGAATTATAAGAATCGCAATGGCGAGTCGCCTGTGGTTGAGAACTTTGTTAGGAACGCTTATAAACGTGTGTCTGACACCTTAGGCACCGAAAGATATCAGTCCGCTCCCTTATACCGAGCTGAGGATAGCGCTAAACCTTCGATCTATGGGCGTGACGGCTCGCTAGTGAGTTTAGAAAGCAGCGATACCTTGAAAATGGTGAAGGTGAATGGAATTTCCTTTGAAGGAACCTGGTTTGTTCCGAAGCGTTATGTAAAATCTATTGGCGATTCCTTAAAAATAACCCATGTTAACTTCGTAGATGTTACAAACCAAAATATTTTAACAGTTGAACGAACAGGGGAAGAAGAGTGGAAAATACGAAGTATGAATCCTGCCACTTCGGGCCTGCATAAGCCCCCACATCAGATGGAAACACCTGTGGGAATTTTCATGGTACAAGAGCAAAAAGCGAAGATGTTTTACCTTGGCGATGGTACCAAAACGATCGAGGGATTTGCCCCTTGGGCGTCCAGATTCACCAATGGAGGCTATATTCATGGTGTTCCGGTGAACAATCCGAAAGGTAAAATCGTAGAATACAGTTGGTCATTAGGTACTACCCCGCGCTCCCACATGTGTGTCAGGAACGCGTCATCACACGCCAAATTTGTTTATGATACGTCAAAACCCTTCAAATCATTGGTCGTTGTAATCGATTAA
- a CDS encoding murein L,D-transpeptidase catalytic domain family protein produces MNKLMFFSLWAVATSLLPVDLNSSNAKISHKENKTIETEHIDPTRSLYEELKLTSILKWEAFEQAMQGYGKLSPKNKDIITIIDFTLPSTDKRMYVIDLKNKKLLYHTIVSHGRNSGEKFATSFSNRHNSYQSSLGFYTTEGTYQGGNGYSLRLNGLEKGINDQALARAIVMHGADYCSENVIKSTGRLGRSYGCPAVPRELNKPIINTIKNGSLMFIYAGNKDYLASTKLIKLNPILPNPTMIAEHTDDIKKDNNAVLN; encoded by the coding sequence ATGAATAAACTAATGTTTTTTTCTTTGTGGGCAGTAGCTACGTCTCTACTACCGGTAGACCTAAACAGCAGCAATGCTAAAATAAGCCACAAAGAAAACAAGACAATCGAAACAGAACATATTGATCCGACACGAAGTCTTTATGAGGAACTTAAGCTAACAAGCATCCTGAAATGGGAAGCCTTTGAGCAAGCAATGCAGGGATACGGGAAGCTAAGTCCGAAAAATAAGGATATTATCACGATTATTGATTTCACATTACCATCGACGGACAAACGTATGTATGTAATCGATCTAAAGAATAAGAAATTGTTATATCATACCATCGTTTCGCATGGTAGAAACAGCGGCGAGAAATTTGCCACCTCGTTTTCAAACAGACACAATTCTTATCAAAGTTCTTTAGGTTTTTACACCACAGAAGGTACCTACCAAGGTGGAAATGGCTATTCATTAAGATTGAATGGTTTGGAAAAAGGAATCAATGATCAGGCATTAGCACGAGCTATCGTTATGCATGGCGCGGACTATTGCAGCGAGAATGTGATAAAATCCACTGGAAGACTTGGAAGAAGCTACGGATGTCCGGCAGTGCCTAGAGAGTTGAACAAGCCTATCATCAACACAATTAAGAATGGTTCGCTGATGTTTATCTATGCAGGCAACAAGGATTACCTGGCGAGTACAAAACTGATAAAGTTAAATCCTATCCTCCCAAATCCAACGATGATTGCAGAGCATACGGATGATATCAAAAAAGACAACAATGCAGTCTTAAATTAA